In Georgenia soli, a genomic segment contains:
- a CDS encoding glycine--tRNA ligase, with amino-acid sequence MATPSRLDNVINLAKRRGFVYPSGEIYGGTRSAWDYGPLGVELKENIKRQWWRAMVTSRDDVVGLDSSVILPRQVWVASGHVGVFTDPLTECLSCHKRFRADQMEEEYEEKKGRAPENGLADIPCPNCGTRGQWTEPRDFNMMLKTYLGPVEDESGLHYLRPETAQGIFVNFNNVMTSARKKPPFGIGQIGKSFRNEITPGNFIFRTREFEQMEMEFFVEPGTDEDWHQYWIDTRTDWYTDLGIARDNLRHYEHPQEKLSHYSKRTVDIEYRFGFQGSEWGELEGIANRTDFDLSTHTEHSGQDLSYFDQGKNTRWVPYVIEPAAGLTRSLMAFLVEAYTEDEAPNTKGGVDKRTVLKLDPRLAPVKAAVLPLSRNERLSPVARDLAAELRKYWNVEFDDAGAVGRRYRRQDEVGTPFCITVDFDSLEDQAVTVRERDTMSQERISLDKVRSYLAEHLPGC; translated from the coding sequence GTGGCCACACCCTCGCGCCTGGACAACGTCATCAACCTCGCCAAGCGGCGCGGCTTCGTCTACCCCTCCGGGGAGATCTACGGCGGCACCCGATCCGCGTGGGACTACGGTCCGCTCGGCGTGGAGCTGAAGGAGAACATCAAGCGCCAGTGGTGGCGCGCGATGGTCACCTCCCGCGACGACGTCGTCGGGCTCGACTCCTCCGTCATCCTGCCCCGTCAGGTCTGGGTGGCCTCCGGCCACGTCGGCGTCTTCACCGACCCGCTCACCGAGTGCCTCAGCTGCCACAAGCGCTTCCGCGCCGACCAGATGGAGGAGGAGTACGAGGAGAAGAAGGGGCGCGCGCCGGAGAACGGCCTGGCGGACATCCCCTGCCCCAACTGCGGCACCCGCGGGCAGTGGACCGAGCCGCGCGACTTCAACATGATGCTCAAGACCTACCTCGGCCCGGTCGAGGACGAGTCCGGCCTGCACTACCTGCGGCCCGAGACCGCGCAGGGCATCTTCGTCAACTTCAACAACGTCATGACCTCGGCCCGGAAGAAGCCGCCGTTCGGCATCGGCCAGATCGGCAAGTCCTTCCGCAACGAGATCACACCGGGCAACTTCATCTTCCGCACCCGTGAGTTCGAGCAGATGGAGATGGAGTTCTTCGTCGAGCCGGGCACGGACGAGGACTGGCACCAGTACTGGATCGACACCCGTACCGACTGGTACACGGACCTGGGCATCGCCCGGGACAACCTGCGCCACTACGAGCACCCGCAGGAGAAGCTCTCCCACTACTCCAAGCGCACGGTGGACATCGAGTACCGCTTCGGGTTCCAGGGCAGCGAGTGGGGCGAGCTCGAGGGCATCGCCAACCGCACCGACTTCGACCTGTCGACCCACACCGAGCACTCCGGGCAGGACCTCAGCTACTTCGACCAGGGCAAGAACACCCGCTGGGTGCCCTACGTCATCGAGCCCGCCGCGGGCCTGACCCGCTCGCTCATGGCCTTCCTCGTCGAGGCCTACACCGAGGACGAGGCCCCCAACACCAAGGGCGGGGTGGACAAGCGGACGGTCCTCAAGCTCGACCCGCGCCTGGCCCCGGTCAAGGCCGCGGTGCTCCCGCTGTCCCGCAACGAGAGGCTCTCGCCGGTCGCGCGGGACCTCGCCGCGGAGCTGCGGAAGTACTGGAACGTCGAGTTCGACGACGCCGGCGCCGTCGGCCGCCGCTACCGGCGCCAGGACGAGGTCGGCACGCCCTTCTGCATCACGGTGGACTTCGACTCCCTCGAGGACCAGGCCGTCACGGTGCGCGAGCGCGACACGATGAGCCAGGAGCGCATCTCGCTCGACAAGGTCCGCAGCTACCTCGCGGAGCACCTGCCCGGCTGCTGA
- a CDS encoding YibE/F family protein, whose translation MPRSRSRSRSRSHSHSHSHLPAGEAAALAPADARRARWILTALVVPLLAATVLALVAMWPRGETPIGSVPLAGTGMTIEAGTVVEVVDPAAPGAPVDGQVRVELSTGEHAGQVAPVQVPPEIMANGMEAGDRVRLMFSPSAMGTGSPYVFWDFERTAPVGWLAVLYAVVVLAVARWRGLAAMVGLAGSLAVIVVFAIPAIMLGQPPLLVALVGSSAMMFLSLYLAHGISIRTTTALLGTFVGLAITVALAAWGTRSANLTGTSSEQSLILLGTFPNLSLTDLLLCGMVIAGLGALNDVTITQASAVWELHAANPSVPRRRLFTRGMRIGRDHIASTVYTLAFAYVGTALPMLMAAALMDRAALDTLMAGEIAEEVVRTLVSSIGLVLAIPVTTGIAAALVRTSRRRGGDDPAPEPSLEVAAGVR comes from the coding sequence GTGCCCCGCTCCCGCTCCCGTTCCCGCTCCCGATCGCACTCGCACTCCCACTCGCACCTGCCCGCCGGTGAGGCCGCCGCCCTGGCCCCGGCCGACGCGCGCCGCGCCCGCTGGATCCTCACCGCCCTCGTCGTGCCCCTGCTGGCCGCCACCGTGCTCGCCCTGGTCGCGATGTGGCCGCGCGGGGAGACGCCGATCGGGTCGGTGCCGCTGGCCGGCACCGGGATGACGATCGAGGCGGGCACCGTCGTCGAGGTGGTCGACCCGGCCGCGCCGGGCGCCCCCGTGGACGGGCAGGTCCGCGTCGAGCTGTCCACCGGCGAGCACGCCGGCCAGGTCGCGCCCGTCCAGGTGCCGCCGGAGATCATGGCGAACGGCATGGAGGCCGGGGACCGGGTGCGCCTGATGTTCAGCCCCTCGGCGATGGGGACCGGCAGCCCGTACGTGTTCTGGGACTTCGAGCGCACCGCCCCGGTGGGCTGGCTGGCCGTCCTCTACGCCGTCGTCGTCCTGGCCGTCGCGCGCTGGCGGGGGCTCGCCGCGATGGTCGGCCTCGCCGGGTCGCTCGCCGTCATCGTGGTGTTCGCGATCCCCGCGATCATGCTGGGGCAGCCGCCGCTGCTCGTGGCGCTGGTCGGCTCGTCCGCGATGATGTTCCTCTCCCTCTACCTCGCCCACGGCATCTCGATCCGGACGACGACGGCGCTGCTCGGCACCTTCGTCGGCCTCGCGATCACCGTGGCGCTGGCGGCGTGGGGCACGCGGTCCGCCAACCTCACCGGGACCAGCTCCGAGCAGTCCCTCATCCTGCTGGGGACCTTCCCGAACCTGTCGCTGACGGACCTGCTGCTCTGCGGCATGGTGATCGCCGGCCTCGGTGCGCTCAACGACGTCACCATCACCCAGGCGTCGGCGGTGTGGGAGCTGCACGCCGCCAACCCGTCCGTGCCGAGGCGGCGGCTGTTCACGCGCGGCATGCGCATCGGCCGCGACCACATCGCCTCGACGGTCTACACGCTCGCCTTCGCCTACGTCGGTACGGCCCTGCCGATGCTCATGGCCGCCGCGCTGATGGACCGCGCCGCGCTCGACACCCTCATGGCCGGCGAGATCGCCGAGGAGGTCGTGCGCACGCTCGTCTCCTCGATCGGGCTCGTGCTCGCCATCCCCGTCACCACGGGCATCGCGGCCGCCCTGGTCCGCACGAGCCGGCGGCGCGGCGGTGACGACCCCGCACCGGAACCGTCGCTCGAGGTCGCCGCCGGGGTGCGCTGA
- the dusB gene encoding tRNA dihydrouridine synthase DusB has product MSALQIGPVTVGTPVVLAPMAGVTNPPFRKLCREAGVDGLPEGAAAAVPGSHAPAGLYVTEMITSRALVERTPETMRMITPDPDEPVRSVQLYGVDPATIAAAVRILVAEDRADHVDLNFGCPVPKVTRKGGGGALPWKRDLFDAIVTGAVRAAREASTGREREVPVTVKMRMGIDDEHLTYLDAGRIAERAGVASVALHARTVAQHYSGQARWESIARLKEAVTTIPVLGNGDIWSAEDATEMMRQTGCDGVVVGRGCQGRPWLFTDLVAAAHGSDRRVTPGLREVAAVVRRHAELMVEHFGEEPRALREMRKHMSWYLKGYVVGGEARHDLGLVSSLAELDERLAALDLDQPYPGEAAEGQRGRAGTPKQPHLPDGWLTSRDVDEELRAILAQAELSVSGG; this is encoded by the coding sequence GTGAGCGCACTGCAGATCGGACCCGTCACCGTGGGGACCCCCGTGGTCCTGGCCCCCATGGCCGGCGTGACGAACCCACCTTTCCGCAAGCTGTGCCGCGAGGCGGGCGTCGACGGGCTGCCGGAGGGTGCCGCGGCGGCGGTGCCCGGGTCGCACGCGCCTGCCGGGCTGTACGTGACCGAGATGATCACCTCGCGCGCGCTCGTCGAGCGCACGCCGGAGACCATGCGCATGATCACCCCGGACCCCGACGAACCCGTCCGCTCGGTGCAGCTCTACGGCGTGGACCCGGCCACCATCGCGGCCGCCGTGCGCATCCTCGTCGCCGAGGACCGCGCCGACCACGTCGACCTCAACTTCGGGTGCCCCGTGCCGAAGGTCACGCGCAAGGGCGGGGGAGGGGCGCTGCCCTGGAAGCGGGACCTCTTCGACGCCATCGTCACCGGCGCCGTCCGGGCGGCGCGGGAGGCCTCGACCGGGCGCGAGCGGGAGGTCCCCGTGACCGTCAAGATGCGGATGGGCATCGACGACGAGCACCTCACCTACCTCGACGCCGGCCGGATCGCCGAACGGGCCGGTGTCGCCTCGGTGGCCCTGCACGCGCGGACCGTGGCCCAGCACTACTCGGGGCAGGCCCGGTGGGAGTCGATCGCCCGGCTCAAGGAGGCCGTCACGACCATCCCCGTGCTCGGCAACGGCGACATCTGGTCGGCCGAGGACGCCACGGAGATGATGCGACAGACCGGCTGCGACGGCGTGGTCGTCGGGCGCGGGTGCCAGGGCCGGCCGTGGCTGTTCACGGACCTGGTCGCGGCCGCGCACGGCTCCGACCGGCGCGTCACCCCGGGGCTGCGCGAGGTCGCCGCCGTCGTCCGACGGCACGCGGAGCTGATGGTCGAGCACTTCGGCGAGGAGCCGCGCGCCCTGCGCGAGATGCGCAAGCACATGTCCTGGTACCTCAAGGGCTACGTCGTCGGCGGGGAGGCCCGGCACGACCTCGGGCTCGTCTCCAGCCTCGCCGAGCTCGACGAGCGACTGGCCGCGCTCGACCTCGACCAGCCCTACCCGGGCGAGGCCGCCGAGGGGCAGCGGGGGCGCGCCGGCACGCCGAAGCAGCCTCACCTGCCCGACGGCTGGCTGACCAGCCGGGACGTCGACGAGGAGCTGCGCGCCATCCTCGCCCAGGCCGAGCTGTCCGTCTCCGGCGGCTGA
- a CDS encoding glycoside hydrolase family 13 protein, with translation MTVRTEPRSLTVHAPAHDRDEAWWRHAVIYQVYPRSFADGNGDGMGDLPGITSRLDHLAALGVDALWLSPFYRSPQHDGGYDVSDYRDVDPRFGTLADADALLERAHALGLRVIVDLVPNHTSDEHVWFREALAAGPTSPERARYLFREGGGEVGEEPPNNWESIFGGPAWTRVCDRDDAPGSPWENDGQWYLHLFDSTQPDLNWENPEVRAEMESVLRFWLDRGVDGFRVDVAHGLVKAAGLPDWTGHVEMVAGTEDEPGGTARPHPPMFDQDGVHEIYRSWRRVVDEYPGERVLVAEAWVDPLERLARYVRADEMHQAFNFAFLVSPWSAPRLRECVEESYRVNDAVGAPTTWVLSNHDVVRHASRLGLPETGKGPNGIGAEDVQPDAELGLRRARAATLLMLGLPGSAYLYQGEELGLPEHTALPDDAREDPAFFRTDGAEKGRDGCRVPLPWEAGAPSFGFSEQGRSWLPQPDGWHAHAADVQDGDPRSTLELYRTVLRLRRELGLGLGSLAWDGEHAGSGSVVSFVNGAPGREDVVVLTNLGAEPVRLPAGCEVLVSSGPTTDDGAAVAVPQDTTVWAHR, from the coding sequence GTGACAGTTCGCACCGAGCCCCGATCCCTGACCGTCCACGCCCCGGCGCACGACCGCGACGAGGCGTGGTGGCGGCACGCGGTGATCTACCAGGTCTACCCGCGCTCGTTCGCCGACGGGAACGGTGACGGCATGGGCGACCTGCCGGGAATCACCTCGCGGCTGGACCACCTCGCCGCGCTCGGGGTCGACGCGCTGTGGCTCTCGCCGTTCTACCGCTCGCCGCAGCACGACGGCGGCTACGACGTCTCGGACTACCGCGACGTCGACCCGCGCTTCGGCACCCTCGCGGACGCGGACGCCCTGCTCGAGCGTGCCCACGCCCTCGGCCTGCGGGTGATCGTGGACCTCGTGCCCAACCACACCTCGGACGAGCACGTCTGGTTCCGCGAGGCGCTGGCCGCCGGCCCGACCAGCCCGGAGCGCGCCCGGTACCTCTTCCGCGAGGGCGGCGGGGAGGTCGGCGAGGAGCCGCCGAACAACTGGGAGTCCATCTTCGGCGGCCCTGCCTGGACCAGGGTCTGCGACCGCGACGACGCCCCCGGCAGCCCGTGGGAGAACGACGGGCAGTGGTACCTGCACCTGTTCGACTCCACCCAGCCGGACCTGAACTGGGAGAACCCCGAGGTGCGGGCGGAGATGGAGTCGGTCCTGCGCTTCTGGCTCGACCGTGGCGTCGACGGCTTCCGCGTCGACGTCGCGCACGGCCTCGTCAAGGCCGCCGGCCTGCCGGACTGGACCGGCCACGTCGAGATGGTCGCCGGCACGGAGGACGAGCCGGGCGGCACCGCGCGCCCGCACCCGCCCATGTTCGACCAGGACGGCGTCCACGAGATCTACCGCTCGTGGCGCCGGGTGGTCGACGAGTACCCCGGCGAGCGTGTCCTCGTCGCCGAGGCGTGGGTGGACCCGCTCGAGCGCCTCGCCCGGTACGTCCGGGCGGACGAGATGCACCAGGCCTTCAACTTCGCCTTCCTCGTCTCGCCCTGGTCCGCGCCGCGCCTGCGCGAGTGCGTCGAGGAGTCCTACCGGGTCAACGACGCCGTCGGCGCCCCCACGACCTGGGTGCTCTCGAACCACGACGTCGTCCGCCACGCCTCGCGCCTCGGCCTGCCCGAGACCGGCAAGGGACCGAACGGCATCGGAGCCGAGGACGTCCAGCCCGACGCCGAGCTCGGCCTGCGCCGCGCCCGGGCCGCCACCCTGCTCATGCTGGGACTGCCCGGCTCGGCGTACCTCTACCAGGGCGAGGAGCTGGGTCTGCCCGAGCACACCGCCCTGCCTGACGACGCCCGCGAGGACCCGGCCTTCTTCCGGACCGACGGCGCCGAGAAGGGGCGCGACGGCTGCCGGGTGCCGCTGCCGTGGGAGGCGGGTGCGCCGTCGTTCGGGTTCTCCGAGCAGGGGCGCTCCTGGCTGCCCCAGCCCGACGGCTGGCACGCGCACGCCGCTGACGTGCAGGACGGCGACCCGCGCTCCACGCTCGAGCTCTACCGCACGGTGCTCCGGCTGCGTCGCGAGCTCGGGCTCGGTCTCGGCTCGCTGGCCTGGGACGGCGAGCACGCCGGCTCCGGCTCGGTCGTGTCCTTCGTCAACGGGGCCCCGGGCCGCGAGGACGTGGTCGTCCTGACGAACCTGGGGGCGGAGCCCGTGCGCCTGCCCGCCGGCTGTGAGGTGCTCGTCTCCAGCGGGCCGACCACGGACGACGGCGCAGCCGTGGCGGTCCCGCAGGACACCACGGTGTGGGCGCACCGCTGA
- a CDS encoding LacI family DNA-binding transcriptional regulator produces MQGRTRLTDVAEQAGVSTATVSRVLNDKPGVAGETRRAVLAALDMLGYERPDKLSSRSAGLVGLIVPELTNPVFPAFAQSVESVLATMGLTPLLCTQSPGGTTEDQYVEMLLEHGVDGIVFVSGLHADTNADPARYQRLRERGLPFVLLNGHNPAIDAPCFSTDDRGSMELAVRHLVSQGHRRIGLAIGPERFVPAHRKRVGFEEAIAQYVEGEEPRVVRTLFTVEGGVAAGTELLEQGCTAVICGSDLMALGVVRAARTNGRRVPEDLSVIGYDDSPLIPFTHPPLTTIRQPVAAMCQAAVTTLVAEIGGSQVPRGELIFVPELIVRGSTDAAPTAY; encoded by the coding sequence ATGCAAGGGCGCACCAGACTCACCGACGTCGCGGAGCAGGCCGGCGTCAGCACGGCGACCGTCTCCCGGGTGCTGAACGACAAGCCGGGGGTCGCCGGGGAGACCCGGCGGGCGGTGCTGGCGGCCCTCGACATGCTCGGCTACGAGCGCCCGGACAAGCTGAGCTCCCGCTCGGCGGGGCTGGTCGGGCTGATCGTGCCGGAGCTCACCAACCCCGTGTTCCCCGCCTTCGCGCAGTCCGTCGAGTCCGTCCTCGCCACGATGGGCCTGACGCCGCTGCTGTGCACCCAGTCCCCCGGCGGCACCACCGAGGACCAGTACGTCGAGATGCTGCTCGAGCACGGCGTGGACGGCATCGTCTTCGTCTCCGGGCTGCACGCCGACACCAACGCCGACCCGGCGCGCTACCAGCGCCTGCGCGAGCGCGGCCTGCCGTTCGTGCTGCTCAACGGCCACAACCCCGCGATCGACGCCCCGTGCTTCTCCACGGACGACCGCGGCAGCATGGAGCTCGCCGTGCGGCACCTGGTGTCCCAGGGGCACCGCCGGATCGGCCTGGCCATCGGCCCCGAGCGCTTCGTGCCCGCGCACCGCAAGCGCGTGGGCTTCGAGGAGGCCATCGCGCAGTACGTGGAGGGCGAGGAGCCGCGGGTGGTCCGCACGCTGTTCACCGTCGAGGGCGGCGTGGCGGCGGGCACGGAGCTGCTGGAGCAGGGGTGCACGGCGGTCATCTGCGGGTCCGACCTCATGGCGCTGGGCGTGGTGCGGGCGGCGCGCACGAACGGACGGCGGGTCCCCGAGGACCTCTCCGTCATCGGGTACGACGACTCCCCGCTCATCCCCTTCACGCACCCGCCCCTGACCACGATCCGTCAGCCCGTCGCCGCGATGTGCCAGGCCGCGGTGACCACCCTGGTGGCGGAGATCGGCGGCTCGCAGGTGCCGCGCGGCGAGCTGATCTTCGTGCCCGAGCTCATCGTCCGCGGGTCCACCGACGCCGCGCCGACCGCGTACTGA
- a CDS encoding sugar ABC transporter substrate-binding protein encodes MRRSITLAAAVGMTMALAACGGETPEADTTAEPAAGATSAPAGDGGTLTIWTDETRQEAVEAAATAFEEETGATVATVLKNFEDIRADFLAQVPTGEGPDITVGAHDWLGEMTANGVVAPIELGDKASEFETVAIEAFTQDGQVYGLPYAVENIGLIRNTALAAEAPATWDDAVAAGQAAGTKYPLLIQVSEEGDPYTMYPLQTSFGAPVFVQNEDGSYSPELALGGEPGNAFAQWLAEQGQAGTLDTAITYDIAVEAFANGESPFIIGGPWMIASFEGLDLAVDPIPSAGGEPAQPFAGVQGFYVNAKSENALLANDFLVNFMSTEEAQLALYEAGDRPPALVAAADTASSDPVTAGFREVGTDAVPMPSIPEMGAVWNFWGVTEAAIVSGSQEPVAAWEKMVSDIQGALDAA; translated from the coding sequence ATGCGACGGAGCATCACCCTTGCGGCCGCCGTCGGTATGACGATGGCGCTCGCCGCGTGCGGGGGCGAGACCCCCGAGGCGGACACGACGGCGGAGCCCGCCGCCGGGGCGACCTCTGCGCCCGCCGGCGACGGCGGGACGCTGACCATCTGGACCGACGAGACCCGGCAGGAGGCCGTCGAGGCGGCCGCCACGGCGTTCGAGGAGGAGACCGGCGCCACCGTCGCGACCGTTCTGAAGAACTTCGAGGACATCCGCGCCGACTTCCTCGCCCAGGTCCCCACCGGCGAGGGCCCGGACATCACCGTCGGTGCGCACGACTGGCTCGGCGAGATGACGGCCAACGGCGTCGTGGCCCCCATCGAGCTCGGCGACAAGGCCTCCGAGTTCGAGACCGTCGCGATCGAGGCCTTCACCCAGGACGGCCAGGTCTACGGCCTGCCCTACGCGGTCGAGAACATCGGCCTCATCCGCAACACGGCGCTCGCCGCGGAGGCCCCGGCCACCTGGGACGACGCCGTCGCCGCGGGCCAGGCCGCGGGCACGAAGTACCCCCTCCTCATCCAGGTGAGCGAGGAGGGCGACCCCTACACGATGTACCCGCTGCAGACCTCGTTCGGCGCCCCGGTGTTCGTCCAGAACGAGGACGGCTCCTACAGCCCCGAGCTCGCGCTCGGCGGCGAGCCCGGCAACGCGTTCGCGCAGTGGCTGGCGGAGCAGGGCCAGGCGGGCACGCTGGACACCGCCATCACCTACGACATCGCGGTGGAGGCCTTCGCCAACGGCGAGTCCCCCTTCATCATCGGCGGGCCGTGGATGATCGCCAGCTTCGAGGGCCTCGACCTCGCCGTCGACCCGATCCCGAGCGCCGGCGGCGAGCCCGCGCAGCCGTTCGCGGGTGTCCAGGGCTTCTACGTCAACGCCAAGAGCGAGAACGCCCTGCTCGCCAACGACTTCCTCGTGAACTTCATGTCCACCGAGGAGGCGCAGCTCGCCCTGTACGAGGCGGGTGACCGTCCGCCGGCCCTGGTCGCCGCGGCCGACACCGCCTCCTCCGACCCGGTCACCGCCGGGTTCCGCGAGGTCGGTACCGACGCCGTGCCGATGCCCTCCATCCCGGAGATGGGCGCGGTGTGGAACTTCTGGGGCGTGACGGAGGCCGCGATCGTCAGCGGCTCGCAGGAGCCCGTCGCGGCCTGGGAGAAGATGGTCTCGGACATCCAGGGCGCGCTCGACGCCGCCTGA
- a CDS encoding ABC transporter permease subunit: protein MSARTEVERRTEAGRPTPPVSRSSHARTFSRGFAAKVVLMALVNALGVYVILAAWAAESYGVLAAMVALVVAADYVYFSRRTLPLKYLLPGLAFLLVYQVFVVAYTGYVALTNYGDGHNSTKEDAVEALLIQNERRVEGSAAYPLVVLDDGGELAFAIADDGEVRVGRAETPLETAEEAVVSDGVITEVPGYEVLPRQAVLERQAEVTALRVPVSDDPADGSIRTQDARNGYVFVSTLAYDEAADTMTDTLTGTVYTPNDEGMFEAPDGTTLPVGWKVFVGLENFATAFGDARYSGPFLQVLLWTLAFAVLSVVTTFLLGLFLAMVFNDERVRGRKIYRTLLILPYAFPGFLAALLWSGLLNRRFGFINSVLLGGAEIPWLTDPWLAKLSVLGVNLWLGFPYMFLICTGALQSIPKDVLEAAKIDGASRFRTWRSVVLPLLMVSTAPLLISSFAFNFNNFNLIYMLTGGGPRMADASVPIGHTDILISMVYSISGLDGTADKNYGLASALSIVIFLIVATISVISFRRTRSLEEIN, encoded by the coding sequence ATGAGCGCCCGCACCGAGGTGGAGCGACGGACCGAGGCCGGCCGGCCGACGCCGCCTGTCTCCCGCAGCTCCCACGCCCGCACCTTCAGCCGCGGCTTCGCGGCCAAGGTCGTGCTGATGGCTCTGGTCAACGCCCTCGGCGTGTACGTGATCCTGGCCGCCTGGGCCGCCGAGTCCTACGGCGTGCTGGCGGCCATGGTCGCCCTCGTCGTCGCGGCCGACTACGTCTACTTCTCGCGGCGCACGCTCCCGCTGAAGTACCTGCTCCCCGGGCTGGCCTTCCTGCTGGTCTACCAGGTCTTCGTCGTCGCCTACACGGGGTACGTGGCGCTGACCAACTACGGGGACGGCCACAACTCCACCAAGGAGGACGCCGTCGAGGCGCTCCTCATCCAGAACGAGCGCCGCGTCGAGGGCTCGGCCGCCTACCCGCTGGTGGTCCTGGACGACGGCGGCGAGCTCGCCTTCGCGATCGCCGACGACGGCGAGGTCCGGGTCGGCCGGGCCGAGACCCCGCTGGAGACGGCGGAGGAAGCCGTCGTCTCCGACGGCGTCATCACCGAGGTCCCCGGCTACGAGGTGCTCCCGCGGCAGGCGGTGCTCGAGCGCCAGGCCGAGGTCACGGCGCTGCGCGTGCCGGTCTCGGACGACCCCGCCGACGGGTCGATCCGCACGCAGGACGCGCGCAACGGGTACGTGTTCGTCTCCACGCTGGCGTACGACGAGGCCGCCGACACGATGACGGACACCCTCACCGGGACGGTCTACACGCCGAACGACGAGGGCATGTTCGAGGCCCCCGACGGCACCACGCTGCCCGTGGGCTGGAAGGTGTTCGTCGGGCTGGAGAACTTCGCCACCGCCTTCGGCGACGCCCGCTACTCCGGCCCGTTCCTGCAGGTGCTGCTGTGGACGCTCGCGTTCGCCGTGCTGTCCGTGGTCACCACGTTCCTGCTCGGTCTCTTCCTGGCGATGGTCTTCAACGACGAGCGCGTCCGCGGCCGAAAGATCTACCGCACGCTGCTGATCCTGCCCTACGCCTTCCCCGGCTTCCTGGCCGCGCTGCTGTGGTCCGGCCTCCTCAACCGCCGCTTCGGCTTCATCAACTCGGTCCTCCTCGGCGGCGCGGAGATCCCCTGGCTCACCGACCCCTGGCTGGCCAAGCTCTCGGTGCTCGGCGTGAACCTGTGGCTGGGCTTCCCCTACATGTTCCTCATCTGCACCGGCGCCCTGCAGTCGATCCCGAAGGACGTCCTGGAGGCGGCCAAGATCGACGGCGCCAGCCGGTTCCGCACGTGGCGCTCCGTGGTCCTGCCGTTGCTCATGGTCTCCACCGCGCCGCTGCTGATCTCCTCCTTCGCCTTCAACTTCAACAACTTCAACCTCATCTACATGCTCACCGGCGGGGGACCGCGCATGGCGGACGCGTCGGTGCCCATCGGGCACACCGACATCCTCATCTCGATGGTGTACTCCATCTCCGGTCTCGACGGCACGGCGGACAAGAACTACGGCCTGGCCAGCGCCCTGTCGATCGTCATCTTCCTGATCGTCGCGACCATCTCCGTGATCAGCTTCCGCCGCACCCGCTCGCTCGAGGAGATCAACTGA
- a CDS encoding sugar ABC transporter permease: protein MATAPTVTAAPANRVSRRRWFSEVGWRHVVGVVAVVYAAFPIVYVISASLNPGGTLTGSNSLFSEVSGANYTELNGTYFWTWVRNTLFIGTVTAVGTVLMGAAAAYAFSRFRFTGRRVGLMALLVIQMFPQILAFVAIFLLLLGLRNVVPVLGLNSQIGLICVYLGGALGVNTFLMYGFFNTVPRELDEAAKIDGASHAQIYWTIILRLVAPILAVVGLLSFISTFSDFVIARVILQSEQNWTLAVGLYGWVSSLLEANWGLFAAGAVISALPVLVLFLFLQRYIVGGLTSGAVKG, encoded by the coding sequence ATGGCCACCGCACCCACCGTCACGGCCGCCCCGGCCAACAGGGTGAGCCGCCGTCGCTGGTTCAGCGAGGTCGGCTGGCGGCATGTCGTCGGCGTGGTCGCCGTCGTCTACGCGGCGTTCCCGATCGTCTACGTCATCTCCGCCTCGCTCAACCCCGGCGGCACGCTGACCGGCTCCAACTCCCTCTTCAGCGAGGTCAGCGGCGCCAACTACACCGAGCTGAACGGCACCTACTTCTGGACGTGGGTGCGCAACACCCTGTTCATCGGCACGGTCACCGCCGTCGGCACCGTCCTGATGGGAGCGGCCGCGGCGTACGCGTTCTCGCGGTTCCGGTTCACCGGCCGGCGCGTCGGGCTCATGGCCCTGCTGGTCATCCAGATGTTCCCGCAGATCCTGGCCTTCGTCGCGATCTTCCTGCTGCTGCTGGGACTGCGGAACGTGGTGCCGGTGCTCGGTCTGAACAGCCAGATCGGCCTGATCTGCGTGTACCTGGGCGGGGCGCTCGGCGTGAACACGTTCCTCATGTACGGGTTCTTCAACACCGTGCCGCGCGAGCTGGACGAGGCCGCGAAGATCGACGGCGCCTCCCACGCCCAGATCTACTGGACGATCATCCTGCGCCTGGTCGCCCCGATCCTCGCCGTCGTCGGGCTGCTGTCCTTCATCTCCACGTTCTCCGACTTCGTCATCGCCCGCGTCATCCTCCAGTCGGAGCAGAACTGGACGCTCGCGGTGGGCCTCTACGGCTGGGTGTCGTCACTGCTCGAGGCCAACTGGGGGCTCTTCGCCGCCGGCGCCGTGATCAGTGCGCTGCCGGTGCTGGTGCTCTTCCTGTTCCTGCAGCGCTACATCGTGGGCGGGCTCACGTCGGGGGCGGTCAAGGGCTGA